AGAAAATCCACGTGACCCATGCGCTGTAACACCAGACCGCCAGCGATGTTGCCAGCGATAATCCCCACTGCAGCAGAAAGGCGTGATCGTGGCTGAACAGCAGTTCGCGCCACTCGGGATTGAACAGGGCGCCAATATACATTATTACCACCAACGCACTGGTTAACAGGGTCAGGATCAACCAGGCAAGCGGCAGCAACAGCCAGCCGCCCAAACGCGGCGTGGAAGAGGTTAACGGCATAATGCATTCCTTACAGGATAAACGGTGGCGTGAGACAGGCGTTATGCAAGCGAATCACGCCTGTTGGACCGGGTATTATAGGGGAAAGAAACGGGAGGAAACAGACAGGATTAAACCACGTAGCGCCAAACCGACTTAGGCACTTCGCCTAAATTAAACAATCGCCCACCAGAAACCAGCTCTGCACGACGATGATCGGCAGCGCGGTACATATTCATTAATTCCCGATCGTCAGTCAGCGAGTAATTTAGATGATCAAATAATTTTTCCAGGCTTTCTGAGGTATTTAATTTACGAAATTTTAACAGGTAATCTTGCGCTGTCATAATAACCATAATAATGGAAAGAAGATTGAGCGCTCAGTATAGAGAGGCCGCGACATCTGTCCAGATCCTGCCTGACAAAAAATGGTTAAATTCAGAAAATAGCGCTGTTCAGAAAAAATTAAGATTTAAATTTAAACTTTCTTCCTGTTTCATGCTGCAGGCAAACGATTACGCCTGAGGTGATAAGCAGAAATGAATAATTTGTTAGGAATTTTCTCAACAAATAACATCGGGCGGCAGGGGTATCAGGCAGGGGAAAAGTGACAGTTGCTATGTCACAATAAGTTTCGATAATCTCACATTACAGTCGCGAGAGCCTAAATTATTAACATTTCCGCTAAAAATCGCACGGAACTGCACTGTGCGAATCATCACAAATCCATGATTTAAACCGCTGAAGCTGTGGTTAGCGGCGATGACTAAAGTTTACACGTCATTGTAATCGGTTCCAAAAGGTGGACTCGCTAAACGCTTCTCTTTATTACAGTTATTTAACATTGTCATTAACAAAATTCAGGCGATTTATCCATATTCTCTACAGGAGATGATCAAACTGAAAACAGGTAACTCTTTTAATTAATTGAATTTTGTGAGGCATGTCGAAATCTGCCGTAGCCGAATCGGCCAGGCTGTAAGGGCTTTTGTACCTGAACATCTGAATCCCACCAGAGGAATAAATATTATGTGGAAGCGTTTACTTATCTCAGCCATGGTGAGCGCTGCGCTCGCCGCACCGGCGCTGGCGGCAGATTTGACCGTAGGTTTTTCTCAGGTCGGTTCTGAATCAGGCTGGCGTGCGGCTGAAACCAGCGTAGCGAAAAGTGAAGCGGCTAAGCGCGGCATTACCCTGAAAATAGCCGATGGTCAGCAGAAACAGGAAAATCAAATTAAGGCGGTACGTTCCTTTATCGCTCAGGGCGTGGATGCAATCTTTATCGCCCCGGTGGTGCAAACCGGGTGGGAACCGGTGCTGGAGGAGGCGAAAGATGCGGAAATTCCGGTATTCCTGCTCGATCGCGCTATCGTCGTGAAAGACAAATCGCTCTATATGTCTGTGGTCACGGCGGATAATGTGCTGGAAGGGCGGCTTATCGGCGACTGGCTGGTAAAACAGATGAACGGCAAACCCTGTAATGTAGTGGAACTGCAGGGAACGGTAGGCGCCAGCGTGGCCATCGATCGTAAAAAAGGGTTTGCTGAAGCGATTGCTAATACGCCGACAATCAAAATAATCCGCTCACAGTCTGGCGACTTTACCCGCAGCAAAGGTAAAGAGGTGATGGAAAGCTTTATTAAGGCGGAAAATAACGGAAAAAATATCTGCATGGTTTATGCGCATAACGATGACATGGCCATCGGCGCGATTCAGGCTATTAAAGAAGCCGGGTTAAAACCAGGGAAAGATATTCTCACCGGTTCGATTGATGGCGTTCCTGATATTTATAAAGCGATGCTGGCCGGTGAAGCCAACGCCAACGTTGAGCTAACGCCAAATATGGCTGGTCCGGCCTTTGACGCATTAGAGA
This Mixta hanseatica DNA region includes the following protein-coding sequences:
- a CDS encoding DUF2569 domain-containing protein, which produces MPLTSSTPRLGGWLLLPLAWLILTLLTSALVVIMYIGALFNPEWRELLFSHDHAFLLQWGLSLATSLAVWCYSAWVTWIFCLRSRRLPRHYIIWLLLTVVLALKTFAFSPVTDGAAVRSLLIALLAAAVLVPYFRRSQRVKETFVAP
- the ytfQ gene encoding galactofuranose ABC transporter, galactofuranose-binding protein YtfQ; amino-acid sequence: MWKRLLISAMVSAALAAPALAADLTVGFSQVGSESGWRAAETSVAKSEAAKRGITLKIADGQQKQENQIKAVRSFIAQGVDAIFIAPVVQTGWEPVLEEAKDAEIPVFLLDRAIVVKDKSLYMSVVTADNVLEGRLIGDWLVKQMNGKPCNVVELQGTVGASVAIDRKKGFAEAIANTPTIKIIRSQSGDFTRSKGKEVMESFIKAENNGKNICMVYAHNDDMAIGAIQAIKEAGLKPGKDILTGSIDGVPDIYKAMLAGEANANVELTPNMAGPAFDALEKFKQNGTVPPKVIKTVTTLWLPADAQSELDKKKDMGY
- the ydgT gene encoding transcription modulator YdgT, with translation MTAQDYLLKFRKLNTSESLEKLFDHLNYSLTDDRELMNMYRAADHRRAELVSGGRLFNLGEVPKSVWRYVV